Proteins co-encoded in one Flavivirga eckloniae genomic window:
- a CDS encoding DUF6443 domain-containing protein translates to MSKYNLNNLTYLFSIVLTMMVGIIDGNSQNVSIVGLPTANFGETKHYTLNDPNSQIDMAFPPKWTTNGTLMSQSQDVLYADVLWNTVSGSNSEVEFKYYDSMDVLWSTKFTVNVSNLPSTPVPTLSAVMQPTCSTALGSFTITNYDASYSYTATPSLGVTFTGAVVTAPEGSYTITATSGGVSSPVSETRVINGQPSCLGLSNENYVHTIAPRIRTTDIASLTTIQKTESVNYFDGLGRPIQSIGINAGGNEEDIITHIDYDEYGRQDKEYLPYALNGNKGLYRTDALISTSNFYNTAKYENTPNPYSEKHFENSPLSRVFEQGAPGVDWGLDKVNDTDHTIKFDYLTNTDADYVRNFAVSFVGGNTEAPQLKDNGLYPASVLYKTIIKDENWQPNQINPSDHTTEEYKDKQGRVLLKRTYNKGLWHDTYYVYDDYGNLTYVLPPKVRNYGSIVQAYKDLKVNMKVVDNPNLGYYYSNNMQGEGFFNASTYNGTVLNIFIGETNAPNSALKTGKVLDLDFITPQLPDMSLGNVYYDEFVNQSPVIVGTAHILNGGLYFNSNGTVLSNYGDLYCSGNLTQSTFPLNTVSQSDLDNLCYQYKYDNRNRLIKKKIPGKDWEYIVYDNLDRPVMTQDANLRAANNSNLTTDQWLYTKYDTFGRIAYTGIYTSNETQAQLQAIFNNKLPHRNYEDIDMAGVNNLFYEDVDFPNTNTEVLTVNYYDNYNAQFATHQSPVSFGVTSIDYPKGLLTHNRVKILGAANDWITTHTYYDDKGRIIYVKSINDYLGTTDIVENELDFVGKPLKTKKSHTRNSTTITTLENYTYDHVGRLITQTQCIGDETMGYVCPSSSATVANLALTGTINTDQVASNSITITNGTILPNTRLWISPEQQEMIVNNTYDDLGQLESKGVGGKMSNSNRLQIVDYTYNIRGWLKQINNPTTLGTDLFAFKIGYNEGTNALYNGNIALTQWKTANTDSGLKNYNYQYDALNRITTANSHNGYFTLSNIVYDKNGNILGLRRTGKNHATNNTYGNIDNLTYGYETNSNKLKSVTDSYGLSYAGSEGFKDGNTLGDDYRYDKNGNMVMDLNKGIGTTTTDGITYNHLNLPTLVNINDGGSNNGTISYIYDATGVKLKKVVSTGTTTEYAGNYVYENSSLKFFNHPEGYVDVNGSSYNYVYQYKDHLGNVRLSYMDSNNSGNVTSSEILEENNYYPFGLKHKGYNTVVNSTNPALKYKYNGKELNEEFGLDLYDYGARNYDAVLGRFMNIDPLAEISFEYSPFNYVKNNPLNLVDPTGMIWKDPKEAEKLKDKARDRKKSIAKSKVRDQERLKDISISDRKKNRIEKRIKDYDSRTKSLNNTIKNIDALGADKDHTFDLVSGSDGKNHVVMGEDGVINIQGPNDALKIHELTHAAVSLKNPKGLRFDKNGKLLANYPGGLLDEILGYSAQYGFDPSSLPSSASSMDEIDMVFLASIKDDNNRPVYKVLYNKYREQINARRKKQREEKRQVRQEKNKTN, encoded by the coding sequence ATGAGTAAATATAATCTCAATAATTTAACCTACCTTTTTTCAATCGTGTTAACTATGATGGTTGGTATAATTGATGGAAATTCACAAAACGTGTCCATTGTAGGATTGCCTACGGCAAACTTTGGAGAAACAAAGCACTACACTTTAAACGACCCGAACTCACAGATAGATATGGCCTTCCCGCCCAAGTGGACTACTAACGGTACCCTAATGAGCCAAAGTCAGGATGTTTTATATGCAGATGTTTTATGGAATACTGTATCAGGCTCAAATAGTGAAGTTGAATTTAAGTATTACGATTCAATGGATGTTTTATGGAGTACCAAATTTACAGTGAATGTCTCAAACTTACCATCCACTCCAGTACCAACACTTAGTGCAGTTATGCAACCTACTTGTTCAACAGCTTTAGGAAGTTTTACTATTACTAATTATGATGCTTCTTATAGCTATACAGCAACCCCATCTTTAGGAGTGACTTTTACAGGTGCTGTGGTTACGGCTCCCGAAGGTAGTTATACTATAACGGCAACCTCAGGAGGGGTTAGTTCTCCTGTATCAGAAACCAGAGTGATAAATGGGCAACCATCTTGCTTGGGGCTTAGTAACGAAAACTATGTACATACAATAGCGCCTAGAATAAGAACAACAGATATTGCTTCTTTAACCACTATCCAAAAAACAGAATCTGTAAACTATTTTGATGGACTTGGAAGACCCATACAAAGCATAGGCATAAACGCAGGAGGCAACGAAGAAGATATTATTACACATATTGATTATGATGAATATGGTAGGCAAGATAAAGAGTATTTGCCCTACGCTTTAAACGGTAATAAAGGCTTGTACCGGACTGATGCTCTAATATCAACAAGTAATTTTTATAATACAGCTAAATATGAAAATACGCCCAATCCATACTCAGAAAAACATTTTGAAAACTCTCCTCTTAGCCGTGTTTTTGAGCAGGGAGCCCCAGGAGTAGATTGGGGCTTAGATAAGGTGAATGATACAGATCACACCATTAAGTTTGACTACCTTACTAATACAGATGCTGATTATGTACGTAATTTTGCAGTATCATTTGTTGGAGGTAACACAGAAGCCCCCCAATTAAAAGACAATGGTCTTTATCCAGCTTCAGTATTGTATAAAACGATCATAAAAGACGAAAACTGGCAGCCAAACCAAATAAATCCATCAGACCATACTACAGAGGAGTATAAGGATAAACAAGGAAGAGTTCTTTTAAAACGGACATATAATAAAGGTTTATGGCACGATACATATTATGTATATGATGATTATGGAAACCTTACTTATGTACTGCCTCCAAAAGTTAGAAATTATGGATCTATTGTGCAGGCATACAAAGATTTAAAGGTTAATATGAAAGTTGTAGATAATCCAAATCTTGGCTATTATTATTCGAATAATATGCAAGGTGAAGGTTTTTTTAATGCTTCTACATATAATGGAACCGTGTTAAATATTTTTATAGGGGAAACTAATGCCCCTAACTCGGCTTTAAAAACTGGTAAAGTTTTAGATTTAGACTTTATCACACCACAGTTACCGGACATGTCTTTAGGTAATGTTTATTACGATGAGTTTGTTAACCAATCCCCAGTAATAGTAGGTACAGCGCATATATTAAACGGTGGTTTGTATTTCAATTCAAATGGCACAGTTCTGTCTAACTATGGCGATTTATATTGTTCAGGAAATCTTACGCAATCTACATTTCCCCTCAATACAGTATCACAGTCTGATTTAGATAACTTATGCTATCAATACAAGTATGATAATAGAAATAGGCTGATAAAAAAGAAAATACCGGGCAAAGACTGGGAATATATAGTTTATGATAATTTAGACAGACCTGTTATGACCCAGGATGCTAATTTAAGAGCAGCTAACAATTCCAATCTTACAACAGATCAATGGTTGTATACAAAATATGATACATTTGGCAGGATCGCCTACACAGGGATTTATACAAGTAACGAGACGCAAGCACAGTTACAGGCCATTTTTAATAATAAGTTGCCTCACCGAAATTATGAAGATATAGATATGGCCGGAGTTAACAATTTATTTTATGAAGATGTCGATTTTCCCAATACCAATACAGAGGTTCTAACGGTCAACTATTATGACAATTATAATGCCCAATTTGCTACACACCAAAGTCCCGTGTCCTTTGGTGTAACAAGTATCGATTACCCAAAAGGCTTATTAACACATAATAGAGTGAAAATACTAGGAGCCGCCAACGATTGGATAACTACACATACCTATTATGATGACAAAGGACGTATCATATATGTAAAAAGCATAAACGATTACTTGGGAACTACAGATATTGTAGAGAATGAACTTGATTTTGTAGGTAAGCCTCTTAAAACCAAAAAAAGCCACACTCGAAATAGTACAACCATTACAACCTTGGAAAATTATACCTACGATCATGTTGGACGCTTAATAACACAAACTCAATGTATAGGAGATGAGACCATGGGCTATGTATGCCCTAGTAGTAGTGCTACTGTTGCAAATTTAGCTCTAACAGGTACTATTAACACCGATCAGGTGGCAAGTAATAGCATTACTATAACCAACGGAACAATTTTGCCAAATACAAGATTATGGATTAGCCCAGAACAGCAAGAAATGATTGTTAATAATACTTATGATGATTTAGGCCAACTTGAAAGCAAAGGGGTCGGTGGCAAAATGTCAAACAGCAATAGATTGCAAATAGTCGATTATACTTATAATATAAGAGGCTGGTTAAAGCAAATAAACAATCCAACAACATTAGGAACCGACCTGTTTGCATTTAAAATAGGCTATAATGAAGGTACTAATGCTCTATATAATGGTAATATAGCATTAACCCAATGGAAAACAGCTAATACAGATAGTGGATTAAAAAACTATAACTATCAATATGATGCTCTAAATAGAATCACAACGGCAAATAGTCATAATGGATATTTTACACTTAGTAATATTGTTTACGATAAGAATGGAAATATACTAGGTTTGAGACGAACGGGAAAAAATCATGCTACTAATAATACCTATGGGAATATTGATAATTTAACATATGGTTATGAAACTAATAGTAATAAACTTAAGAGTGTTACAGATTCCTATGGACTTTCTTATGCTGGATCTGAAGGTTTTAAAGATGGAAACACTTTAGGAGACGATTATCGATACGACAAAAACGGTAATATGGTCATGGATTTAAATAAGGGTATCGGAACCACTACTACAGATGGTATTACCTACAACCATTTAAACCTCCCAACTTTGGTAAATATTAACGATGGTGGAAGTAATAACGGAACAATTTCTTATATTTACGATGCCACTGGTGTAAAACTTAAAAAGGTAGTAAGCACAGGTACAACAACAGAGTATGCAGGTAATTATGTGTATGAAAACAGTTCTTTGAAATTCTTTAATCACCCTGAGGGATATGTCGATGTGAATGGTAGCAGCTATAATTATGTATATCAATACAAAGATCATTTAGGAAATGTGAGGTTATCATATATGGATAGTAACAATAGTGGCAATGTTACTTCTTCTGAAATACTGGAGGAGAACAATTACTATCCTTTTGGGTTGAAACATAAAGGGTATAATACGGTGGTCAATTCTACCAATCCAGCACTTAAGTATAAGTACAATGGCAAGGAACTAAATGAAGAGTTTGGGTTGGATTTGTATGATTATGGTGCTAGGAATTATGATGCTGTTTTAGGGAGATTTATGAACATAGACCCATTAGCTGAAATTTCTTTCGAGTATTCTCCTTTTAATTATGTAAAGAATAACCCACTAAATCTAGTTGACCCTACAGGGATGATTTGGAAAGACCCAAAAGAAGCTGAAAAGTTAAAAGATAAAGCTAGGGATAGAAAAAAATCTATTGCAAAGAGTAAGGTTAGAGACCAAGAAAGATTAAAAGACATTAGTATTTCTGATAGAAAAAAGAATAGAATAGAAAAAAGAATTAAGGATTATGACTCCAGAACTAAAAGTTTAAATAATACCATTAAAAACATTGATGCTTTAGGGGCAGATAAAGATCATACTTTTGATTTGGTAAGTGGTAGTGACGGAAAGAATCACGTTGTTATGGGAGAAGATGGAGTTATAAATATTCAAGGGCCAAACGATGCCTTGAAAATACATGAACTAACACACGCTGCTGTTTCGCTAAAAAACCCTAAAGGATTGAGATTTGATAAGAATGGAAAGCTTCTGGCAAATTATCCAGGAGGGCTACTCGACGAAATATTAGGATATTCTGCTCAGTATGGTTTTGACCCTTCTTCTTTACCTTCAAGCGCTAGTTCAATGGATGAAATTGACATGGTGTTTTTAGCATCAATTAAGGATGACAATAACAGGCCTGTGTACAAAGTGCTTTATAATAAGTATAGAGAGCAAATAAATGCTAGAAGAAAGAAACAGAGAGAAGAGAAGAGACAGGTTAGACAAGAAAAGAACAAAACTAACTAG
- a CDS encoding lipocalin family protein — protein MKPQYYIIVLITIIFSLPVRSQTLAISSKQLTGSWVFDYNTSLAKMSTNSKRNFDAMNPENKTRFKTIYRGRKLTFKTNGTFLQELSNGKNTLGIWSLENNNLVLKPEKGSVWIFKIYKLSDTRLILKLENKGSNITIMPKWIFTKFKHN, from the coding sequence ATGAAACCACAATATTATATCATTGTATTGATTACTATCATATTTAGTTTACCAGTGCGGTCGCAAACACTAGCAATAAGTTCGAAACAGCTTACAGGGAGTTGGGTGTTTGATTATAATACCTCATTAGCGAAAATGAGCACTAACTCCAAAAGAAATTTTGATGCTATGAACCCAGAAAACAAGACTAGGTTTAAGACGATTTATAGAGGAAGAAAACTCACTTTTAAAACTAACGGCACCTTTTTACAAGAGTTATCAAACGGAAAAAACACTTTAGGTATTTGGAGTTTGGAAAACAACAACCTTGTTCTTAAGCCCGAAAAAGGCAGTGTATGGATCTTTAAAATATATAAGTTGTCCGATACACGGTTGATCTTGAAACTCGAAAACAAAGGAAGCAACATCACGATCATGCCAAAATGGATTTTTACAAAATTTAAACATAATTAG
- a CDS encoding SpvB/TcaC N-terminal domain-containing protein, with amino-acid sequence MKKRSVYLVFSFVFLSILIAQAQLSNPATIPPSPQSEAFMKYGEYSINYSTGVPDISVPLHEIDHHGFKIPVSLSYYYQGVKPGYNIDVFGLGWGVNPTGKISREIRYMADEKNDFVVDVRDPFLYTHIMNTDFYNEPRSFNHSADLFHVSLPTGLSFDFTIVKSTSGDYNVYISNKEPAIIKHTTFGVNNELSWEIIDKNGIKYTFSGDDGEKVLYGGNNDVITTWNLSSIKLPNSNELITYNYREGILNGFTEDNVTASVTNLFDANHCNDIPKPLEYQTDLLDRIEYGNTYINFTYNTNLSHQYVDHNFIKSISIGETGGKLIKKITFNMSDQGNKIPLYSIPLMRLNSIAISGSPQITPILPPKIYNFSYGPMTTFSTRNTDHWGYLNNEGNSPSGSNFPEFSIYLFGVNTSCYTGATEITPGHHDPNIKEYKLGDAIKQSGGQHGTLNKIIYPTGGYTEFTFEKNYFGWRTPSDFTSLNSNHQGAGFRIAQIANYDSGDTLLSNKIYKYGALVNPDSFFDPIHTDMGVAPVEPNALSYLNYKTFEFDYTSHHKFLKEWPQTGSPTTHISVLLGPGDFEHIFNNSVFKSILNGRPSVVYPEVTVYTGEFGSATLDKTLGKTVYKYDYFDEQGDFIEPWVLLKDGQSYYIPKTHRYNKLLEQIDYKREDITTGNPTHPIRSVYTPVRKIENKWIELPGDIFIVNKFLKVVPNMVPHDPGYTNPYFYSNHTIYKELYFTNLSETITTNYISSTDSIQTKEKMTYSGNFLIRRETTNSDNKKNIQSYRYVAHEVSPPVIETMRSDAIHMISPIIESITRLKEGTNAEILISGTKTDYKEFTVGGNPLFVPEKQVLIDKSNVETTELTILSYTANGKPKEVQGKDGIITSYLWGYNDRYPVAKVENATISTVEGQLTATELAGVKNGTYDRANMVSTLNKIRTGLGLGNFYMVTTYTYDPLIGMTSMTDPKGETIYYDYDHFGRLKDVKDAAGKILSHTNYHYKNQ; translated from the coding sequence ATGAAAAAACGATCTGTTTATTTAGTATTCTCTTTTGTGTTTTTGAGCATTTTAATAGCGCAGGCACAACTGTCTAACCCAGCAACTATTCCGCCTTCACCACAGTCAGAGGCCTTTATGAAATACGGTGAGTATAGTATCAATTACTCAACAGGTGTTCCCGATATTTCTGTACCGCTTCATGAAATTGATCATCATGGGTTTAAAATACCAGTATCTCTAAGCTATTATTACCAAGGAGTAAAACCAGGCTATAATATTGATGTTTTTGGTTTAGGTTGGGGGGTAAACCCAACAGGTAAAATTTCAAGAGAAATTAGATATATGGCAGATGAAAAAAATGACTTTGTTGTAGATGTTCGTGATCCTTTTCTCTATACACATATAATGAATACTGATTTTTATAATGAACCGAGATCATTTAACCATTCGGCAGATTTGTTTCACGTATCCTTGCCTACAGGTTTATCTTTTGATTTTACAATTGTTAAGTCAACAAGTGGGGACTATAATGTATATATATCCAATAAAGAGCCAGCCATTATAAAACATACAACTTTTGGGGTTAATAATGAATTGTCATGGGAAATAATAGATAAAAATGGTATAAAGTATACCTTTTCAGGAGACGATGGGGAAAAAGTTTTATATGGTGGTAATAATGATGTAATAACAACATGGAATTTAAGTAGCATTAAGCTTCCAAATAGCAATGAGCTTATAACATATAACTATAGAGAAGGAATTTTAAATGGATTTACAGAAGACAACGTAACAGCATCGGTAACTAATTTATTCGATGCTAATCACTGTAATGATATACCAAAACCATTAGAGTATCAAACAGATTTGTTGGATCGTATAGAGTATGGTAACACTTACATAAACTTTACTTATAATACTAATCTTAGCCACCAATATGTAGATCACAATTTTATTAAATCTATAAGCATTGGTGAAACGGGAGGAAAGCTAATTAAAAAGATTACATTCAATATGTCAGATCAAGGCAATAAAATCCCCCTCTATTCTATTCCTCTGATGCGACTAAATTCTATCGCTATTTCTGGTTCGCCACAAATTACACCAATTTTACCTCCAAAAATTTATAATTTTTCATATGGACCTATGACAACTTTTAGCACAAGAAATACAGACCATTGGGGCTATTTAAATAATGAAGGTAATTCCCCCTCTGGAAGTAATTTCCCCGAATTTTCTATATACCTATTTGGAGTAAATACGTCATGTTATACTGGTGCAACCGAAATAACTCCTGGCCACCATGATCCCAACATAAAAGAATATAAACTAGGAGACGCTATAAAACAATCTGGTGGTCAGCATGGTACGCTAAACAAGATTATCTATCCAACAGGAGGATATACAGAGTTTACTTTTGAAAAAAATTACTTTGGGTGGAGAACGCCGTCAGATTTTACTTCTCTAAATTCTAATCATCAAGGCGCAGGTTTTAGAATAGCACAAATAGCCAATTACGATTCGGGAGATACACTTTTGTCAAACAAAATATATAAATATGGAGCATTAGTAAACCCAGATTCGTTTTTTGACCCAATACATACAGATATGGGTGTTGCCCCAGTAGAACCTAATGCTCTTAGTTATTTAAACTATAAAACTTTTGAATTTGATTATACATCACATCATAAATTTTTAAAAGAATGGCCGCAAACTGGAAGCCCCACGACACATATTAGTGTATTACTAGGACCTGGCGATTTTGAACATATTTTTAATAATTCGGTGTTTAAATCTATTCTTAATGGAAGGCCGTCGGTTGTATATCCTGAAGTTACAGTTTATACTGGAGAATTTGGAAGTGCGACTTTGGATAAAACACTTGGTAAAACGGTATACAAATACGATTATTTTGACGAACAAGGAGATTTTATTGAACCTTGGGTTTTATTAAAAGATGGTCAGTCTTACTATATCCCTAAAACGCATCGCTATAATAAGCTATTGGAACAAATTGATTATAAACGAGAGGATATAACCACAGGGAATCCAACCCATCCAATACGATCAGTGTATACACCCGTGAGAAAAATAGAGAATAAATGGATAGAGTTGCCGGGAGATATTTTTATAGTAAATAAGTTTTTAAAAGTTGTACCAAATATGGTTCCACATGATCCTGGTTATACCAATCCCTATTTTTATTCAAATCATACTATTTATAAAGAGTTGTATTTTACTAACCTTAGTGAAACGATAACTACTAATTATATAAGTAGCACAGACTCAATTCAGACGAAAGAAAAAATGACTTATTCGGGAAATTTTTTAATTCGTCGAGAAACAACGAACAGTGATAATAAAAAAAACATACAGAGTTATAGATATGTTGCTCATGAAGTAAGCCCTCCTGTTATTGAAACCATGCGTAGTGATGCAATTCATATGATTTCACCAATAATTGAGAGTATTACTCGCTTAAAAGAAGGAACTAATGCTGAAATATTAATTTCTGGAACAAAAACAGATTATAAAGAATTTACCGTAGGAGGTAACCCTCTTTTTGTGCCAGAAAAACAAGTCCTTATAGATAAATCTAATGTAGAAACCACCGAATTGACCATACTTAGCTATACCGCAAATGGTAAACCCAAAGAAGTACAGGGAAAAGATGGTATAATTACAAGTTATCTCTGGGGCTATAATGACAGATACCCTGTAGCTAAGGTAGAAAATGCAACAATATCTACTGTAGAAGGGCAACTAACTGCTACTGAACTGGCTGGTGTTAAAAACGGCACCTATGATCGTGCTAATATGGTCAGTACTTTGAATAAAATTAGAACAGGATTAGGTTTAGGTAACTTTTATATGGTAACCACTTACACCTACGACCCTTTAATAGGAATGACAAGCATGACCGATCCCAAAGGAGAAACTATTTATTATGACTATGACCATTTTGGAAGATTGAAAGATGTTAAAGATGCTGCTGGAAAAATATTGAGTCATACAAATTACCATTATAAAAACCAATAA